In the Pygocentrus nattereri isolate fPygNat1 chromosome 19, fPygNat1.pri, whole genome shotgun sequence genome, one interval contains:
- the LOC108424028 gene encoding claudin-4, protein MASAGLEILGMILAVAGWLGVMVACCLPMWRVAAYVGQNIVITQVVWEGLWMSCVVQSTGQMHCQIYDSMLGLPEDLQAARALTVVSTFIGVVGIALAVAGAKCTNCTSDASNKPRIMLGSGGAFIGAGLLLLVAVCWTANTIILDFHDPLLQETQKREFGNSLYFGWGASCLLILGGAILSCSCPSRGRPASARANYSTVKSMAATGYDKRDYV, encoded by the coding sequence ATGGCTTCAGCCGGCCTGGAGATCCTGGGCATGATTCTGGCCGTGGCCGGCTGGCTGGGAGTGATGGTGGCCTGCTGCTTGCCCATGTGGCGTGTGGCGGCGTATGTAGGCCAGAACATTGTGATCACACAGGTGGTCTGGGAGGGCCTATGGATGAGCTGCGTGGTCCAGAGCACGGGGCAGATGCACTGTCAAATCTACGACTCTATGCTGGGGCTCCCCGAGGACCTCCAGGCGGCCCGTGCCCTCACTGTGGTCTCCACATTCATCGGGGTGGTGGGCATCGCTCTCGCAGTGGCAGGGGCCAAGTGCACCAACTGCACATCGGATGCATCCAATAAGCCGCGCATCATGCTGGGCTCCGGAGGGGCGTTCATCGGGGCcggcctgctgctgctggtggctGTGTGCTGGACGGCCAACACCATCATCCTGGACTTCCATGACCCGCTGCTGCAGGAGACCCAGAAGAGGGAGTTCGGGAACTCGCTGTACTTCGGCTGGGGCGCCTCCTGCCTACTGATCCTAGGGGGAGCCATACTGTCCTGCTCGTGTCCTTCCAGAGGACGCCCTGCATCGGCCAGAGCAAATTACTCCACGGTGAAATCCATGGCTGCGACTGGATATGACAAAAGGGACTATGTCTGA
- the LOC108424093 gene encoding claudin-4-like, which yields MVALGLEILGVTLATLGWIIALISCVLPMWRVTAFIGSNIVTAQIIWEGIWMSCAVQSTGQMQCKVYDSMLALSSDLQAARALCVISIVLGVLGVLVSVVGAKCTNCIDEEGTKAKVMIAAGVTFICAAVMQIIPVSWTAHAIIVNFYSPVVTEAQKREIGASLYLGWAAAALLLIGGAILCCSCPPREEKRYAPPSRMVYSTTRSAAPSGYDRRDYV from the coding sequence ATGGTGGCTTTGGGTTTAGAGATACTGGGCGTCACCTTGGCGACTCTGGGGTGGATCATTGCCCTCATATCCTGCGTCTTGCCCATGTGGAGGGTCACAGCCTTCATCGGCTCCAACATCGTGACTGCGCAGATCATATGGGAGGGAATCTGGATGAGCTGCGCCGTCCAGAGCACGGGGCAGATGCAGTGCAAGGTCTACGATTCCATGCTGGCCCTCAGCTCAGACCTGCAGGCCGCCCGAGCTTTGTGCGTGATCTCCATAGTGCTTGGGGTGCTTGGAGTTCTGGTCTCCGTGGTAGGGGCCAAGTGCACTAACTGCATCGACGAGGAGGGAACCAAGGCCAAAGTGATGATCGCCGCCGGAGTGACATTCATTTGCGCCGCCGTCATGCAGATAATCCCGGTGTCCTGGACAGCCCATGCTATCATAGTGAATTTCTACAGCCCGGTGGTGACAGAGGCGCAGAAGCGAGAGATAGGCGCCTCTCTCTACCTGGGATGGGCGGCCGCAGCTCTGTTGCTCATAGGGGGAGCGATTCTGTGCTGCAGCTGCCCCCCACGGGAGGAGAAAAGGTACGCTCCACCGAGCAGGATGGTTTACTCCACCACCAGATCCGCAGCTCCCAGTGGCTACGACAGAAGGGATTATGTCTGA